The proteins below are encoded in one region of Hordeum vulgare subsp. vulgare chromosome 3H, MorexV3_pseudomolecules_assembly, whole genome shotgun sequence:
- the LOC123445380 gene encoding probable feruloyl esterase A — MERRGLLKAALLACLLVVCSARVPTVIQQPSATIYNSTLAKILVEYAAAIYTADLTQLFTWTCDRCGDLIAGFEMMDIIVDVENCLEAYVGFASDINAVIVVFRGTQENSIQNWIEDLLWKQLDLDYPGMPEAMVHRGFYSAYHNTTIRDGIVSGIQKTRKLHGDVPIMVTGHSMGAAMASFCALDLVVNYGLDDVKLMTFGQPRVGNAAFASYFKRYLPHAIRVTHANDIVPHLPPYFSFFPQKTYHHFPREVWVHNVGLGSLVYTVEKICDDSGEDPACSRSVSGNSIQDHITYLGVSMHAEAWSSCRIVMDYAELRYKMDLHGNVVLSKLQQQQPGLSDERRRHSAQ, encoded by the exons ATGGAGCGCCGCGGGTTGCTCAAGGCGGCTCTGCTGGCGTGCTTGCTCGTCGTCTGCTCCGCCAGAG TACCTACAGTTATACAACAGCCATCCGCTACCATATACAACTCAACCCTTGCCAAGATACTAGTGGAATATGCTGCTGCC ATCTACACTGCTGATTTGACACAATTGTTTACCTGGACATGTGATAGATGTGGTGACCTGATCGCG GGGTTTGAGATGATGGACATCATCGTAGATGTGGAGAACTGCTTAGAG GCATATGTTGGTTTTGCCAGTGATATTAATGCTGTCATCGTTGTGTTTAGAGGAACTCAAGAAAACAG CATCCAGAACTGGATAGAGGACTTGCTATGGAAACAACTTGATCTTGATTACCCTGGCATGCCAGAAGCGATG GTACACCGAGGATTTTACTCTGCTTATCACAACACAACCATACGCGATGGAATTGTCAGCGGTATTCAGAAGACTCGGAAATTGCATGGAGATGTTCCAATCATGGTCACAGGGCATTCAATGGGGGCAGCTATGGCTTCATTTTGTGCACTTGATCTTGTT GTGAACTACGGGTTAGATGATGTAAAGCTGATGACATTTGGGCAACCTCGCGTCGGCAATGCTGCTTTTGCTTCTTACTTCAAGAGATACTTGCCTCATGCCATTCGAGTTACTCACGCAAATGATATCGTCCCTCACCTGCCACCGTACTTCTCGTTCTTCCCGCAGAAGACCTACCATCACTTTCCAAGAGAG GTATGGGTCCACAATGTCGGGCTCGGGAGCCTGGTATACACGGTTGAGAAGATCTGCGACGACTCCGGAGAAGACCCTGCATGCAGCag ATCTGTGAGCGGCAACAGCATTCAAGACCACATAACCTACCTGGGCGTGAGCATGCACGCGGAGGCCTGGAGCAGCTGCAGGATCGTTATGGACTACGCCGAGCTGCGGTACAAGATGGACCTCCATGGAAACGTCGTCTTGTCGAAGCTGCAGCAACAGCAGCCCGGTCTGTCGGACGAGCGAAGAAGACACAGCGCCCAGTGA
- the LOC123445379 gene encoding receptor-like cytoplasmic kinase 185 — protein MSCFSCFGPALEAEAGKPGPDAKDARGKDGAAPDRAGSDKLKLQGGSDPKNTHLTIPRDGNSQNIAAQIFTFRELAAATKNFRQDCMLGEGGFGRVYKGRLENGQAVAVKQLDRNGLQGNREFLVEVLMLSLLHHTNLVNLIGYCADGDQRLLVYEFMPLGSLEDHLHDVPPEKEPLDWNTRMKIAAGAAKGLEHLHDKASPPVIYRDFKSSNILLGEGFHPKLSDFGLAKLGPVGDKTHVSTRVMGTYGYCAPEYAMTGQLTVKSDVYSFGVVFLELITGRKAIDNTKPQGEQNLVAWARPLFKDRRKFPKMADPMLQGRFPMRGLYQALAVAAMCLQEQATTRPHIGDVVTALSYLASQTYDPNAPTQHTRSNSSTPRARNMGGRNSEQRNGRSPNHHSPRTSKHGGEVSRTSSNGGDSGRRSGLDDMDMAGSQAGSPAQTGRKRDTPRTADRHRAVVDAKMWGENSRERKRPNGHGSFDSTNE, from the exons ATGAGCTGCTTCTCCTGCTTCGGCCCGGCCCTCGAGGCGGAGGCCGGCAAGCCGGGGCCCGATGCCAAGGACGCGCGAGGCAAGGACGGCGCCGCCCCGGATCGCGCCGGATCAG ATAAATTGAAACTGCAGGGTGGGTCAGACCCTAAGAATACTCATCTAACCATCCCTAGGGATGGGAATAGCCAAAACATTGCGGCACAGATTTTCACTTTTCGTGAGCTTGCTGCCGCCACTAAGAACTTCAGACAAGATTGCATGCTGGGTGAGGGAGGTTTCGGACGTGTATATAAAGGTCGCCTCGAGAATGGCCAG GCTGTTGCTGTGAAGCAACTTGATCGTAACGGTCTCCAAGGAAATAGAGAATTCCTTGTTGAGGTCCTCATGCTCAGTCTCTTGCATCACACTAACCTTGTCAATCTAATTGGTTATTGTGCTGATGGTGACCAACGCCTCCTTGTTTATGAGTTTATGCCACTGGGCTCATTAGAAGATCACTTGCATG atgtgCCACCTGAGAAGGAACCTCTTGACTGGAACACACGGATGAAGATAGCTGCGGGTGCAGCCAAGGGCTTAGAGCATCTTCATGACAAGGCTAGCCCTCCTGTTATTTACCGGGATTTCAAGTCATCAAACATTCTTCTTGGTGAAGGGTTTCACCCGAAGCTGTCCGACTTTGGCCTTGCAAAACTTGGTCCAGTTGGTGACAAGACTCATGTTTCAACACGTGTAATGGGAACATACGGATACTGTGCCCCGGAATATGCAATGACTGGGCAGCTCACAGTGAAATCGGATGTCTATAGCTTCGGCGTCGTTTTCCTTGAACTGATCACAGGGCGTAAAGCAATCGACAACACCAAACCCCAGGGGGAGCAAAACCTGGTGGCATGG GCCCGTCCACTCTTCAAGGATCGCAGGAAATTTCCTAAGATGGCTGACCCAATGCTTCAAGGCCGGTTCCCCATGAGGGGCCTGTATCAGGCTTTAGCTGTTGCTGCTATGTGCTTGCAAGAGCAAGCCACAACTCGTCCTCATATAGGAGATGTTGTCACTGCTCTCTCATATCTAGCGTCTCAGACATATGATCCAAATGCCCCAACTCAACATACTCGGAGCAATTCATCGACGCCTAGGGCCAGGAATATGGGTGGGCGGAACAGCGAACAGCGCAATGGACGCTCACCAAACCATCATTCTCCCAGGACATCAAAGCATGGTGGGGAGGTTAGCCGGACTAGTTCTAATGGCGGTGATTCTGGTCGGAGATCAGGATTGGATGACATGGACATGGCAGGATCACAGGCAGGTAGTCCAGCTCAGACAGGAAGGAAGAGAGACACCCCAAGGACTGCTGACAGGCACCGCGCCGTCGTGGACGCTAAAATGTGGGGGGAGAACTCCAGAGAGCGGAAGCGACCGAACGGCCATGGTAGCTTCGATAGTACAAATGAGTAA